The Pirellulales bacterium genome includes a region encoding these proteins:
- a CDS encoding tetratricopeptide repeat protein, which translates to MDALLRMQITAPQERFVSASAPRLRAGAVPYGGRLLVALGLCLLSIMPGGCAFTQRFGSAPKAIVNSRQLSSQGISAIEREDWAEAETLLAEAVQTCDVDPQARRYYAQALWHRGATHEALAQMNEALRLSADDPKLLLAVAEMQAALGQTEQALARVERSLDLDPHAAAGWALHGQMMQQAGLPRRALADYQKALGYEPQNRDVLLQIAEIYRQLNDPQQAMVNLHAYLDLYADGEEPQQALYLLGQSYAAMARYDDAAETLRLALRRGPPTGDILYQLADVEMRAGRPAAAQAIAQEMLALEPQGTRGRELYSRAALALQPAQPTLLR; encoded by the coding sequence ATGGACGCCCTTCTCAGGATGCAGATCACAGCGCCGCAGGAGCGCTTCGTAAGCGCCTCCGCGCCGAGGTTGCGCGCCGGGGCCGTGCCTTACGGCGGGCGGCTGCTCGTGGCGCTGGGCTTGTGCCTGTTGTCGATCATGCCCGGCGGCTGCGCTTTTACTCAGCGCTTCGGTTCGGCCCCCAAGGCGATTGTCAATTCGCGCCAGTTGTCGTCCCAGGGCATCAGCGCCATCGAGCGTGAGGATTGGGCCGAGGCCGAGACGCTCCTGGCCGAAGCCGTACAAACCTGCGACGTCGATCCACAGGCCAGGCGCTACTATGCGCAGGCCCTCTGGCATCGCGGAGCGACGCACGAGGCGCTCGCGCAGATGAACGAGGCGTTACGGTTGTCGGCCGACGACCCCAAGCTGCTGCTGGCCGTCGCCGAGATGCAAGCTGCGCTGGGCCAAACGGAGCAGGCGCTTGCCCGCGTCGAACGCTCGCTCGATCTCGACCCGCATGCCGCGGCCGGTTGGGCCCTGCACGGCCAGATGATGCAGCAGGCCGGCCTGCCGCGGCGGGCGTTGGCCGACTATCAAAAGGCGCTCGGCTACGAGCCGCAGAATCGCGACGTGCTCTTGCAGATTGCCGAAATCTATCGCCAGCTCAATGATCCGCAGCAGGCAATGGTCAACCTGCACGCCTACCTCGATCTGTATGCCGATGGCGAAGAACCGCAACAGGCCCTCTATTTGCTCGGCCAGTCATACGCAGCCATGGCCCGTTACGACGACGCGGCCGAGACGTTGCGTTTGGCCCTGCGCCGTGGGCCGCCGACGGGCGACATCCTCTACCAATTGGCCGACGTCGAGATGCGGGCCGGCCGCCCGGCCGCGGCCCAGGCGATCGCCCAGGAAATGCTGGCCCTCGAGCCGCAGGGAACCCGCGGGCGCGAGCTCTATTCGCGGGCCGCACTGGCCCTCCAACCGGCACAGCCCACCCTGCTCCGGTAG
- a CDS encoding ABC transporter permease, which yields MLVGPVFSREAVTLPRRRRFFIARITYAGMLLVLACTAWLVVTGTSVVRGVDDLARFGAILFQLLAPLQLALAVFFSALAAAGAVAQEKDRRTLVLLLLTQLNNSELVLGKWLASLLSVLALLAAALPVYALLLALGGVSWAQLGWSFAVTLASALAAGSLGSTVALWREKTFQTLALVTLALAAWLVGWEVVRAGVLGESFYGVASATWAAAFSPWQAVLAAVRPDGHLGPPIGPFPGPLTLFVAFSLAVTVCLSAVAILRVRVWNPSREARPATDETWTGGSLWETITGRIEAEPAAATEASATGVALSIGDIVRKRRERAPAATLPAPPLRLHRQVWDNPILWREVRTWAYGRKIIVVQLAYLSLAVLAAAALVSMVGSPGGLTRAQASLALVPLFVLSLVLINAQAVTALTGERDGRAIDLLLVSDLSPAEFIFGKLGGIFYNVKEVVLAPLLLCGYLWWVGELSGENLIYVCGGLLVMDLFVAVLGLHVGMIYESSRTAIFTSLGTVFFLFVGIAVCMRLMVAFSGSFEVQLQPFLAFMVGGGVGLYLALGARNPSPAIALASALCPFATFYAITSFLLEYTLGVFLVTGLTYGFATAAMLVPALYEFDVATGRTTADE from the coding sequence TTGCTCGTTGGCCCGGTCTTTAGCCGCGAGGCGGTCACGCTCCCACGGCGGCGCAGGTTCTTCATCGCGCGGATCACCTACGCCGGGATGCTGTTGGTGCTCGCCTGCACTGCCTGGCTCGTGGTCACCGGCACGAGCGTGGTGCGTGGCGTGGACGACCTGGCGCGGTTCGGCGCGATACTCTTTCAACTGCTGGCGCCTTTGCAGTTGGCCCTGGCCGTATTCTTTTCGGCCCTGGCGGCGGCCGGCGCCGTGGCCCAAGAGAAGGACCGCCGCACGCTGGTGTTGTTGCTGCTCACCCAGTTGAACAACTCCGAGCTGGTGCTCGGCAAGTGGTTGGCCAGCCTGCTTTCGGTCTTAGCGCTGCTGGCCGCGGCCTTGCCCGTGTATGCCCTGCTGTTGGCGCTGGGAGGCGTGTCGTGGGCACAGCTCGGCTGGTCCTTCGCCGTGACGCTCGCCAGCGCCCTGGCCGCCGGCAGCTTGGGCTCAACCGTAGCGCTGTGGCGCGAGAAGACCTTTCAGACGCTCGCCTTGGTCACCTTGGCCTTGGCCGCCTGGCTCGTCGGTTGGGAAGTCGTTCGAGCCGGCGTGCTGGGCGAGTCGTTTTATGGCGTGGCAAGCGCCACTTGGGCGGCCGCCTTCAGCCCTTGGCAGGCCGTGCTTGCGGCGGTCCGCCCCGATGGGCATCTCGGTCCGCCGATCGGCCCCTTTCCGGGGCCTTTGACGCTGTTCGTCGCCTTCTCGCTGGCGGTGACCGTCTGCCTCTCGGCGGTGGCGATCTTGCGTGTGCGCGTGTGGAATCCATCGCGCGAGGCGCGGCCCGCCACGGATGAGACTTGGACCGGCGGTTCGTTGTGGGAAACGATCACCGGGCGAATTGAAGCCGAGCCCGCCGCCGCGACCGAGGCGTCGGCCACCGGGGTGGCCCTCTCGATCGGCGATATTGTCCGCAAACGCCGCGAGCGCGCGCCGGCCGCGACGCTGCCGGCGCCGCCTCTGCGCCTCCATCGCCAGGTTTGGGACAATCCGATTCTCTGGCGCGAGGTCCGCACTTGGGCATATGGCCGCAAGATCATCGTCGTGCAGCTCGCGTATCTGTCGCTGGCCGTGCTCGCGGCGGCGGCGCTGGTGAGCATGGTCGGCAGCCCGGGCGGCTTGACCCGCGCGCAAGCCAGCCTGGCGTTGGTGCCGTTGTTTGTGCTCAGCCTGGTGCTGATCAATGCCCAGGCCGTGACTGCATTGACCGGCGAACGCGACGGCCGAGCCATCGACCTGCTGTTGGTCAGCGACTTGAGCCCCGCCGAATTCATCTTCGGCAAGCTCGGCGGAATCTTCTACAACGTCAAGGAAGTCGTGCTGGCGCCGTTGCTGCTGTGCGGCTACTTGTGGTGGGTCGGCGAGCTGAGCGGGGAGAACTTGATTTACGTCTGTGGCGGTCTGCTGGTGATGGACCTGTTCGTGGCCGTACTCGGGCTGCACGTCGGCATGATCTACGAGAGTTCGCGGACGGCGATCTTCACCAGCCTCGGAACGGTCTTCTTCCTGTTCGTCGGCATTGCCGTGTGCATGCGGCTGATGGTGGCCTTCAGCGGGTCCTTCGAGGTTCAGCTCCAGCCGTTTCTGGCCTTCATGGTCGGTGGCGGAGTGGGGCTGTACCTGGCCCTGGGGGCGCGCAATCCTTCGCCGGCGATCGCCTTGGCTTCGGCCTTGTGCCCGTTCGCGACGTTTTACGCGATCACGAGCTTCCTGTTGGAATACACGCTGGGCGTGTTCCTGGTGACGGGGCTCACCTACGGCTTTGCCACGGCCGCCATGCTCGTGCCGGCGCTATACGAGTTCGACGTCGCCACGGGCCGCACGACGGCTGACGAATAG
- a CDS encoding SDR family oxidoreductase: protein MTAQPSNAKRLIVLTGATRGLGRALVEAFVADGHTVIGCGRSTADVAALRSRFPEPCRFDAVDVVDDVAVAAWAGAVLDSHGPPELLINNAAVINRVAPLWEISAAEFDQLMAVNVRGTANVLRHLLPAMIRRGAGVIVNLSSGWGRSTSPNVAPYCASKYAIEGLTLALAQELPQGMAAVPVNPGIINTDMLRSCFGKDAVNYPTPEQWARKAAPFLLGLAAQDNGRSLSVPGAPE, encoded by the coding sequence ATGACTGCCCAACCGTCGAACGCAAAACGATTGATCGTCCTCACCGGGGCCACGCGCGGCCTGGGCCGTGCGCTCGTCGAGGCGTTTGTCGCCGACGGACATACGGTGATCGGTTGCGGGCGCTCGACCGCCGACGTGGCCGCTCTGCGAAGCCGTTTTCCGGAACCTTGCCGGTTCGACGCGGTCGACGTGGTTGACGACGTGGCCGTTGCCGCATGGGCTGGCGCGGTCCTCGACTCGCACGGCCCGCCCGAGTTGTTGATCAACAACGCCGCCGTCATCAACCGCGTGGCGCCGCTGTGGGAGATCAGCGCCGCGGAGTTCGATCAATTGATGGCCGTCAACGTGCGCGGCACCGCCAACGTCTTGCGCCACCTGCTGCCGGCCATGATTCGCCGCGGTGCGGGCGTGATCGTCAATCTCAGCTCCGGCTGGGGACGATCGACGTCGCCCAACGTGGCCCCTTATTGCGCCAGCAAATACGCCATCGAAGGGCTGACGCTGGCCCTGGCTCAAGAATTGCCTCAGGGCATGGCCGCGGTGCCGGTGAACCCAGGCATCATCAACACCGACATGCTGCGGAGTTGTTTCGGCAAGGACGCCGTGAACTACCCCACGCCCGAGCAGTGGGCCCGAAAGGCTGCGCCGTTCCTGCTCGGATTGGCGGCGCAGGACAACGGCCGTTCATTGTCGGTGCCCGGCGCACCCGAATAA